In Cicer arietinum cultivar CDC Frontier isolate Library 1 chromosome 1, Cicar.CDCFrontier_v2.0, whole genome shotgun sequence, one DNA window encodes the following:
- the LOC101509449 gene encoding allantoate deiminase 2 isoform X2, protein MVSDANDYLERTFLSPASMRAIHLTQKWMEDAGLRTWVDQMGNVHGRVDGVNANTEALLVGSHLDTVVDAGKFDGSLGIVSAISALKVMHVHGKLQKLRRPVEVIAFCEEEGVRFQTTFLGSGAIAGILPATTLEISDKRNVTIKEVLKENSIEATEESFLQLKYDAKSVWGYVELHIEQGPVLEQVGFPLGVVKGIAGQTRLKVTVRGSQGHAGTVPMSMRQDPMVAAAEQIVLIESLCKHPEEYLSYDGHCSDSSIKSLSSSLVCTVGEISTWPSASNVIPGQVTYTVDIRAIDDLGREAVIYDLSNRIYQICDKRSVSCLIEHKHDAGAVICDPELSSQLKSAAYSALKKMEGDIQDEVPTLMSGAGHDAMAMSRLTKVGMLFVRCRGGISHSPQEDVLDDDVWAAGLAFLSFLENL, encoded by the exons ATG GTTAGTGATGCTAATGACTATCTAGAGAGGACATTTTTAAGTCCTGCATCGATGAGGGCAATTCATCTTACTCAAAAATGGATGGAGGATGCTGGTTTGAGAAC CTGGGTGGACCAAATGGGAAATGTACATGGTAGAGTTGATGGCGTAAATGCAAATACCGAAGCTTTATTGGTTGGATCTCACTTG GACACTGTTGTTGATGCTGGTAAATTTGATGGATCACTAGGAATAGTGTCTGCAATATCGGCTTTAAAGGTTATGCATGTCCATGGAAAGCTGCAAAAGCTAAGGCGCCCTGTTGAG GTGATTGCATTTTGTGAGGAAGAGGGTGTGAGATTTCAAACTACTTTCTTAGGCAGTGGTGCTATAGCTGGTATTTTACCTGCTACAACATTGGAGATATCAGATAAAAG GAATGTAACGATAAAAGAGGTTCTTAAAGAGAACTCAATAGAAGCTACGGAGGAAAGTTTCTTGCAGCTCAAATATGATGCAAAATCTGTTTGGGGTTATGTTGAG CTTCACATTGAGCAGGGTCCTGTGCTAGAACAAGTTGGTTTCCCACTTGGTGTGGTTAAAGGCATAGCTGGACAGACACGGTTGAAG GTTACGGTTAGAGGCTCGCAAGGTCATGCCGGAACCGTTCCAATGTCAATGCGCCAAGATCCCATGGTGGCTGCTGCTGAACAAATTGTACTTATTGAAAGCCTCTGCAAACATCCTGAAGAATACCTTTCTTATGATGGTCATTGCAGCGATTCGTCAATAAAATCACTCTCAAGTTCACTTGTTTGCACGGTTGGTGAAATATCAACATGGCCAAGTGCTAGTAATGTCATTCCCGGACAG GTTACATATACCGTGGATATACGAGCAATTGATGATCTTGGACGTGAGGCTGTTATCTATGATTTATCAAATCGAATTTATCAGATATGTGACAAACGCTCAGTTTCCTGCCTTATTGAACACAAG CATGATGCAGGTGCTGTGATTTGTGATCCTGAACTAAGTTCACAGCTGAAGTCTGCAGCTTATTCTGCACTCAAGAAAATGGAAGGTGACATTCAGGATGAAGTGCCAACATTAATGAGTGGAGCAGGACATGATGCCATGGCAATGTCTCGCTTAACAAAG GTGGGAATGTTGTTCGTGCGATGTCGCGGAGGCATAAGTCACTCTCCACAAGAGGACGTGCTAGACGACGATGTTTGGGCGGCCGGTTTAGCATTCTTATCATTTCTGGAAAATCTATAG
- the LOC101509449 gene encoding allantoate deiminase 2 isoform X1: MTSTFVVLFFYLLSTPSFASLFSGIETGDLEKRGDLFPQILRDEALARLLELGMVSDANDYLERTFLSPASMRAIHLTQKWMEDAGLRTWVDQMGNVHGRVDGVNANTEALLVGSHLDTVVDAGKFDGSLGIVSAISALKVMHVHGKLQKLRRPVEVIAFCEEEGVRFQTTFLGSGAIAGILPATTLEISDKRNVTIKEVLKENSIEATEESFLQLKYDAKSVWGYVELHIEQGPVLEQVGFPLGVVKGIAGQTRLKVTVRGSQGHAGTVPMSMRQDPMVAAAEQIVLIESLCKHPEEYLSYDGHCSDSSIKSLSSSLVCTVGEISTWPSASNVIPGQVTYTVDIRAIDDLGREAVIYDLSNRIYQICDKRSVSCLIEHKHDAGAVICDPELSSQLKSAAYSALKKMEGDIQDEVPTLMSGAGHDAMAMSRLTKVGMLFVRCRGGISHSPQEDVLDDDVWAAGLAFLSFLENL, from the exons GAATTGAAACTGGAGATTTAGAAAAAAGGGGTGATTTGTTTCCGCAGATTCTAAGAGATGAGGCTCTGGCAAGACTTCTTGAGCTTGGAATG GTTAGTGATGCTAATGACTATCTAGAGAGGACATTTTTAAGTCCTGCATCGATGAGGGCAATTCATCTTACTCAAAAATGGATGGAGGATGCTGGTTTGAGAAC CTGGGTGGACCAAATGGGAAATGTACATGGTAGAGTTGATGGCGTAAATGCAAATACCGAAGCTTTATTGGTTGGATCTCACTTG GACACTGTTGTTGATGCTGGTAAATTTGATGGATCACTAGGAATAGTGTCTGCAATATCGGCTTTAAAGGTTATGCATGTCCATGGAAAGCTGCAAAAGCTAAGGCGCCCTGTTGAG GTGATTGCATTTTGTGAGGAAGAGGGTGTGAGATTTCAAACTACTTTCTTAGGCAGTGGTGCTATAGCTGGTATTTTACCTGCTACAACATTGGAGATATCAGATAAAAG GAATGTAACGATAAAAGAGGTTCTTAAAGAGAACTCAATAGAAGCTACGGAGGAAAGTTTCTTGCAGCTCAAATATGATGCAAAATCTGTTTGGGGTTATGTTGAG CTTCACATTGAGCAGGGTCCTGTGCTAGAACAAGTTGGTTTCCCACTTGGTGTGGTTAAAGGCATAGCTGGACAGACACGGTTGAAG GTTACGGTTAGAGGCTCGCAAGGTCATGCCGGAACCGTTCCAATGTCAATGCGCCAAGATCCCATGGTGGCTGCTGCTGAACAAATTGTACTTATTGAAAGCCTCTGCAAACATCCTGAAGAATACCTTTCTTATGATGGTCATTGCAGCGATTCGTCAATAAAATCACTCTCAAGTTCACTTGTTTGCACGGTTGGTGAAATATCAACATGGCCAAGTGCTAGTAATGTCATTCCCGGACAG GTTACATATACCGTGGATATACGAGCAATTGATGATCTTGGACGTGAGGCTGTTATCTATGATTTATCAAATCGAATTTATCAGATATGTGACAAACGCTCAGTTTCCTGCCTTATTGAACACAAG CATGATGCAGGTGCTGTGATTTGTGATCCTGAACTAAGTTCACAGCTGAAGTCTGCAGCTTATTCTGCACTCAAGAAAATGGAAGGTGACATTCAGGATGAAGTGCCAACATTAATGAGTGGAGCAGGACATGATGCCATGGCAATGTCTCGCTTAACAAAG GTGGGAATGTTGTTCGTGCGATGTCGCGGAGGCATAAGTCACTCTCCACAAGAGGACGTGCTAGACGACGATGTTTGGGCGGCCGGTTTAGCATTCTTATCATTTCTGGAAAATCTATAG